Proteins from a genomic interval of Acidobacteriota bacterium:
- a CDS encoding redoxin domain-containing protein, producing MLKPGEKAPEFTAKAHTGKDLSLEDLRGQKVVLWFYPKADTPG from the coding sequence ATGCTGAAGCCAGGAGAGAAAGCCCCCGAGTTCACCGCAAAAGCTCACACCGGAAAGGATCTGAGCCTCGAGGATCTACGCGGCCAGAAGGTCGTTCTCTGGTTCTATCCGAAGGCCGACACACCCGGGTGA